The genomic stretch AAACAGAGGCTAGTAGAGTAGATTTTCCGGCATTTGGGAAACCTACAAGACCGACATCGGCTAATATTTTAAGCTCGAAAATGATGTAACCTTCCTGACCATCCATTCCCGGTTGTGCAAAACGTGGCGTTTGATTGGTTGATGATTTGAAAAATTCATTTCCTTTACCACCTTTACCGCCTTCCATCAGAATGATTTCCTGGCCATCTTCCAATATTTCGCCTACAATTTCTCCATCTTCATTTTTAGCAATAGTTCCGATCGGCACATTGATGTAAACATCTTCTCCGTACGCTCCTGTTAACTGGTTTTTTGCTCCGTTTTGTCCACGCTCAGCTTTTATGTGACGGGTATAACGAAGCGGAAGTAAAGTCCATTCATGGGCATTTCCTTTCATGATCACGTGGCCACCTCGGCCTCCGTCTCCACCATCAGGACCACCTTTGGGAATATATTTTTCACGACGAAGATGGGCAGAACCTGCGCCACCATGACCGCTTTTACAATGAATCTTTACGTAATCTACAAAATTTGACATATATTTTTAACTTAGGATTTAGGGCTTAGAGCTTAGGATTTAGCGTAAACAACTATTACCTAATTCCTAAACCCT from Chryseobacterium indoltheticum encodes the following:
- the obgE gene encoding GTPase ObgE, translated to MSNFVDYVKIHCKSGHGGAGSAHLRREKYIPKGGPDGGDGGRGGHVIMKGNAHEWTLLPLRYTRHIKAERGQNGAKNQLTGAYGEDVYINVPIGTIAKNEDGEIVGEILEDGQEIILMEGGKGGKGNEFFKSSTNQTPRFAQPGMDGQEGYIIFELKILADVGLVGFPNAGKSTLLASVSAAKPKIANYAFTTLTPNLGIVDYRNYKSFVMADIPGIIEGAAEGKGLGHRFLRHIERNSILLFLIPADSEHHFQEFKILENELKEYNPELLDKDFIISVSKADLLDDELKKEISAEFPENKKPLFFSGVTGEGLVELKDAIWKQLHG